Proteins found in one Novipirellula artificiosorum genomic segment:
- a CDS encoding adenylate/guanylate cyclase domain-containing protein, translating into MLGKRLRLHSIRESTVNVASRLCSVAASGTIVVSSSVAAALEASEFRLVPQSLLRVKGVDADLKTYLLDPQSLAMATG; encoded by the coding sequence ATGTTGGGGAAAAGATTGCGGCTACATTCTATCCGCGAAAGCACCGTCAACGTGGCATCGCGACTTTGCAGCGTTGCGGCAAGCGGAACCATCGTGGTGTCCAGCTCCGTAGCCGCAGCATTGGAAGCGAGCGAGTTTCGCCTCGTCCCCCAGTCGCTACTACGAGTCAAGGGAGTGGATGCCGATTTGAAGACCTACTTGCTCGACCCGCAATCGCTCGCCATGGCGACTGGTTGA
- a CDS encoding arylsulfatase, with amino-acid sequence MVVIMVDDLGYSDIGCFGGEIETPNLDALASGGMRFSQFYNTAKCHSSRVSLLTGQYCIAAGDTSLQHAVTSAEVLAGAGYFTAMTGKWHLKQEPTDFGFDRYFGHLSGACNFFKGDNTFRLNGQPWKVPESDFYTTVADVDFALTFLGEARQVSKPFYLYVAFNAPHAPLHALPKDYAKYKGRYDAGWDSIRDARVAKQKSLGLLPQSLKASPRPAHVRAWDQLVPWQRDYEINRIVTLAAMIDRVDQEVGRLVDDLRKHDELDNTVILFVSDNGACPYDRKAPLLNVEPTNGDVSLADSTGWAWARNAPFRFYKQNQFEGGISSPGIVHWPKGLKTQPGVIVDTPTHLIDVMPTLADLAGATLPKEFLDRELRPVSGVSLRPLLDGGDLVRPDPIHLQFASDYGLRDGDWKLVSFKGQQWELYNVANDRTELTNLAESEPERLERMVDKWKEMSLDVLKSPRLANPKMTPAEHPRSNREWTVYSDTEAVPTKWSGKKNQGAAATKPRNPSRELRNGIRARKNTELVVGPGKLNLKFTGDDPGIAMDLRRDREISTGPYQLTFELETSWQGSGEVFYTIDDQKALPNGLRVRFPVTGSEASQKVRIPIDTSERLRQLRLDITDGPGAAVISNLQLSNSAGELVRNWTPTPRP; translated from the coding sequence ATGGTTGTCATCATGGTTGATGATCTTGGGTACTCGGACATCGGTTGTTTTGGCGGTGAAATTGAGACTCCCAACCTTGATGCGTTGGCAAGTGGCGGAATGCGATTTTCGCAGTTTTACAACACGGCAAAGTGCCATTCGTCCCGTGTGTCCCTGCTCACCGGACAATACTGCATTGCAGCGGGCGACACCTCATTGCAACACGCCGTCACTTCCGCGGAGGTGCTCGCCGGGGCGGGGTATTTCACTGCCATGACCGGCAAGTGGCATCTGAAGCAGGAGCCAACCGATTTCGGTTTTGACCGCTACTTCGGTCATTTGAGCGGGGCCTGCAATTTTTTTAAGGGTGACAACACCTTTCGTCTCAACGGTCAGCCGTGGAAGGTTCCCGAATCTGACTTCTACACGACGGTTGCTGACGTTGATTTTGCCTTGACGTTTCTCGGCGAAGCACGGCAAGTGTCCAAGCCGTTTTATCTTTACGTTGCATTCAATGCCCCTCATGCACCGCTCCACGCGTTGCCAAAGGATTATGCGAAATACAAGGGGCGTTATGACGCCGGCTGGGACAGCATTCGTGACGCGAGAGTTGCAAAACAAAAATCACTGGGCTTGTTGCCGCAATCGCTAAAAGCGAGTCCTCGTCCCGCACACGTTCGCGCGTGGGATCAATTGGTCCCTTGGCAACGCGACTATGAGATCAACCGCATAGTAACACTGGCTGCGATGATTGACCGTGTCGACCAGGAAGTCGGTCGACTGGTCGATGACCTTCGCAAACATGATGAACTCGACAATACCGTGATTCTGTTTGTCTCCGACAACGGCGCTTGCCCCTACGACCGTAAAGCTCCGTTGTTAAATGTTGAACCGACCAACGGCGACGTGTCGCTTGCGGATTCGACCGGTTGGGCATGGGCGCGGAACGCCCCGTTTCGCTTTTACAAACAAAACCAGTTCGAGGGCGGTATCAGCTCGCCCGGTATCGTTCATTGGCCCAAGGGTTTGAAAACGCAGCCTGGCGTCATTGTTGACACTCCCACGCATTTGATCGACGTGATGCCGACGCTGGCCGATTTAGCGGGCGCGACCCTCCCCAAGGAGTTTCTCGATCGCGAACTGCGACCGGTTTCGGGCGTTTCGCTGCGGCCCCTTTTGGACGGCGGTGACTTGGTTCGCCCCGATCCGATCCACCTCCAGTTCGCTTCCGACTATGGACTGCGCGATGGAGACTGGAAGCTCGTTAGTTTCAAAGGCCAGCAATGGGAACTCTACAATGTGGCCAATGATCGTACGGAGCTAACCAACTTGGCAGAATCCGAACCCGAGCGTCTTGAGCGGATGGTCGACAAATGGAAGGAGATGAGTCTCGATGTGTTGAAGTCCCCGCGTTTGGCCAATCCCAAGATGACGCCGGCGGAGCACCCAAGGTCCAATCGCGAGTGGACAGTCTATAGCGATACGGAGGCTGTGCCCACAAAATGGTCGGGTAAGAAGAACCAAGGTGCTGCGGCGACAAAGCCTCGAAACCCGTCCCGGGAGCTTCGCAATGGCATTCGGGCGCGCAAGAACACCGAACTGGTTGTTGGCCCGGGAAAGTTGAATTTGAAGTTCACGGGTGACGATCCTGGCATCGCGATGGACCTGCGTCGGGATAGAGAGATTTCCACGGGGCCCTACCAACTGACGTTTGAACTGGAAACCAGTTGGCAGGGTAGCGGCGAAGTCTTCTATACGATCGATGATCAGAAAGCCTTGCCCAACGGGCTGCGAGTTCGGTTCCCCGTCACCGGTAGTGAAGCATCACAAAAAGTTCGCATCCCGATCGACACTTCCGAACGCTTGCGTCAGCTGCGTCTCGACATCACCGATGGCCCCGGGGCGGCCGTCATTTCGAATCTGCAGCTGTCCAACAGCGCGGGGGAGCTCGTCCGGAACTGGACGCCAACACCGCGTCCCTGA
- a CDS encoding VOC family protein encodes MRMKSLAVASILTAILPNLLFAQHLKEELSPARFEHVRINVADKEATAKWYVDNVGLEIIATNDSDVVFVADKDHNFMIELCSIPGLKNTYFDVDLNSYHLAFEGHKTIEAVAEKMLKNGAEQVGDIYRNQVGDFVLNLRDPNGFAAQLIHRVDAFFPKPVKSTIRFEHFAFNTEDQKISALWFVQFMDLTIPWSKDIDVAQNDFRNYRVPYIGDVDNRMSLELYTKDIDCALNNMPHEVVHVAFTTLEPQRLAKRMVHGGGKQVGEARVEANGDVVVDLYDPRGVPIRLIKRKNRIL; translated from the coding sequence ATGCGTATGAAATCCTTGGCCGTTGCGTCAATCCTTACTGCAATCCTGCCTAACCTTCTATTCGCCCAGCACTTGAAGGAGGAACTTTCACCAGCACGGTTCGAGCACGTACGAATCAATGTGGCCGACAAAGAGGCGACAGCGAAATGGTATGTTGACAACGTCGGGCTAGAGATCATTGCCACGAACGATAGCGATGTCGTGTTCGTGGCCGATAAAGATCACAACTTCATGATTGAATTATGCTCGATCCCTGGTTTGAAGAACACCTATTTCGACGTTGATTTGAATTCCTACCACTTGGCTTTTGAGGGGCATAAGACCATCGAGGCAGTGGCCGAGAAAATGCTAAAAAATGGTGCCGAGCAGGTAGGAGACATTTACCGCAATCAGGTCGGTGATTTTGTGCTGAATCTGCGGGATCCCAATGGATTTGCTGCGCAGCTGATTCACCGGGTGGATGCCTTCTTTCCCAAACCAGTTAAGAGCACCATTCGGTTTGAACATTTTGCCTTCAACACCGAGGACCAGAAGATTTCCGCGCTGTGGTTCGTACAGTTTATGGACTTGACCATCCCTTGGTCGAAAGATATCGACGTCGCCCAAAACGACTTTCGTAATTACCGGGTTCCGTATATCGGTGACGTCGATAATCGCATGTCACTTGAACTGTATACCAAGGATATCGACTGCGCCTTGAACAACATGCCGCACGAAGTTGTACACGTAGCATTCACAACCCTTGAACCTCAAAGGCTGGCAAAACGCATGGTTCATGGCGGTGGCAAACAGGTTGGCGAGGCACGCGTGGAAGCGAATGGCGATGTAGTCGTTGACCTTTACGATCCGCGCGGCGTACCGATCCGATTGATCAAGCGAAAAAATAGGATCCTCTAG
- a CDS encoding RidA family protein gives MNKEVVNTTRAPGVIGPFNQGIVAGNMLFTSGQLPMHPETAEVPEGIEAQTVQVLENLKAILEEAGVSLESVVKTNVYLQSMDDFSAMNHIYGTYFKDQAPARACVEVSKMAKNALVEIDAIAVLD, from the coding sequence ATGAACAAAGAAGTTGTAAATACCACCAGGGCCCCTGGTGTCATCGGGCCCTTCAATCAGGGAATTGTTGCCGGAAATATGCTTTTTACTTCCGGCCAGTTACCGATGCACCCTGAAACAGCAGAGGTGCCTGAAGGGATTGAGGCGCAAACCGTGCAGGTATTAGAAAACCTGAAAGCGATTCTTGAAGAAGCGGGCGTGAGTCTCGAGAGTGTCGTGAAAACGAACGTGTATCTTCAATCCATGGATGATTTCTCCGCCATGAATCATATTTATGGAACCTATTTCAAGGACCAAGCCCCTGCAAGAGCTTGTGTTGAAGTTTCAAAAATGGCGAAAAATGCCTTGGTTGAAATCGATGCGATCGCTGTTTTGGACTAG
- a CDS encoding D-2-hydroxyacid dehydrogenase, whose translation MKIVVLDGYTLNPGDLSWDGIKQHGTCAIHDRTNFAPEAVLDAIGDAEIVFTNKTPLPKQVLENTPSLRYVGVLATGYNVVDVQAARARGIVVTNIPTYGTAAVAQYTMALLLEMCHHVGDHSEEVKKGTWTKGPDFCFWKYPLIELAGKTMGIIGFGRIGQATAKIAQGFGLDILACDRESNPTRESETCKYVSLDELYSQSDIVSLHCPLVEGTEGIINKSSIAKMKSGVMIINTSRGPLVVEQDLADALNSGKVAGAAVDVVSKEPIAADNPLIKAKNCIITPHIAWAPKESRSRLMETAVNNLNAFLSGAPVNVVNG comes from the coding sequence ATGAAAATCGTAGTTTTAGACGGCTATACCCTTAATCCCGGCGATTTAAGCTGGGACGGAATCAAGCAACACGGGACGTGTGCCATCCATGATCGCACAAACTTTGCACCCGAAGCCGTGCTTGACGCGATCGGTGACGCTGAGATCGTGTTCACTAATAAAACGCCACTTCCCAAGCAGGTCTTGGAAAACACGCCATCGCTAAGATACGTCGGTGTCTTGGCGACCGGTTACAACGTGGTTGATGTTCAAGCAGCCAGGGCGCGCGGGATTGTGGTTACCAACATTCCAACCTACGGTACCGCGGCGGTAGCTCAGTACACGATGGCGTTATTGCTGGAGATGTGTCATCACGTAGGGGATCATAGCGAAGAGGTGAAGAAAGGAACCTGGACAAAGGGACCCGATTTCTGCTTCTGGAAATACCCCTTGATTGAGCTTGCAGGCAAAACGATGGGAATCATAGGCTTTGGACGTATTGGTCAGGCCACGGCAAAAATTGCCCAAGGTTTTGGTCTGGATATCCTAGCTTGCGATCGTGAATCAAATCCAACACGCGAGTCGGAAACATGCAAGTATGTTTCACTCGATGAATTGTATTCACAATCGGATATTGTTAGCCTGCATTGCCCCTTAGTTGAAGGTACCGAAGGGATCATCAACAAAAGCAGCATCGCAAAAATGAAGAGTGGGGTGATGATCATCAATACCTCACGCGGTCCGCTGGTCGTTGAACAAGATTTGGCTGACGCATTGAATAGCGGTAAAGTGGCCGGAGCAGCCGTCGATGTTGTGTCCAAAGAACCCATCGCAGCAGACAACCCTCTGATAAAAGCGAAGAACTGCATCATTACACCCCACATTGCATGGGCCCCTAAAGAATCTCGCTCACGACTCATGGAAACTGCGGTCAATAACCTAAACGCATTCCTAAGTGGCGCTCCAGTGAACGTGGTGAATGGTTGA
- a CDS encoding sugar phosphate isomerase/epimerase family protein: MKITESIHKYAKVGLVHFMAYPSTIKGEGPFEETIRKIAVDDYFDAIEISWIKDAATRSRVKRILDSSHLSVAYGGQPRLLTTGQNINDLDQSKRLEAVANLKDGIDEAYEMGAVGFAFLSGRYTEEKKEEAYQALVASTKEICAYAATRGDMKIAHEVFDYDIDKCSLIGPVDLAKRYAEEVTAEFDNFGLMVDLSHLPIMHETPRQSLIPVKDYVIHAHMGNCMMQDKNDPAYGDAHPRFGYPGGENDVPELVEYLKVLLEIGYLDPDNRRFLSFEVKPVGDEDPDLVVANAKRVLNLAWAQL, from the coding sequence ATGAAAATAACAGAATCCATCCACAAGTATGCCAAAGTCGGTCTGGTCCATTTCATGGCCTATCCCTCAACCATAAAAGGGGAAGGACCTTTTGAAGAAACCATTCGCAAAATCGCAGTCGATGACTATTTCGACGCGATTGAAATTTCCTGGATCAAGGATGCAGCCACCCGATCCAGGGTGAAGCGAATACTTGATTCCTCCCACTTGTCCGTCGCCTATGGCGGTCAGCCACGCTTGCTCACAACCGGACAAAACATCAACGACTTGGATCAATCGAAACGTCTCGAAGCGGTCGCCAATCTAAAGGACGGTATCGACGAGGCTTATGAAATGGGAGCGGTCGGCTTCGCCTTTTTGAGCGGAAGGTATACGGAAGAAAAGAAGGAAGAAGCGTATCAGGCATTGGTGGCGTCCACCAAGGAAATCTGCGCGTACGCCGCAACACGGGGAGATATGAAAATTGCCCATGAGGTGTTTGATTACGATATTGACAAGTGCTCACTGATTGGTCCTGTTGACTTGGCAAAACGCTATGCTGAGGAAGTCACCGCTGAATTCGACAATTTCGGCTTGATGGTGGATTTGAGTCACCTACCCATTATGCATGAAACGCCACGCCAATCATTAATCCCTGTAAAGGATTATGTCATTCACGCACACATGGGTAATTGCATGATGCAGGATAAGAACGACCCAGCGTATGGCGATGCACACCCACGCTTTGGATACCCGGGGGGCGAAAACGATGTACCGGAACTCGTGGAATATCTGAAGGTACTATTGGAAATTGGCTATCTGGATCCCGACAATCGACGCTTCTTGAGTTTTGAGGTAAAACCGGTAGGCGATGAAGATCCAGATCTCGTCGTCGCAAATGCAAAACGCGTGCTTAACCTCGCCTGGGCACAATTGTAG